A DNA window from Guyparkeria halophila contains the following coding sequences:
- a CDS encoding LysR family transcriptional regulator — MIRFTLHQLRVFSAAAELLNYTKAAEKLHLTQPAVSMQIRQLEDNVDLPLFEQTGRQLYLTDAGRELYGYAQRILEVITEAEEVLEGMKGVHRGHLRVSVASTANYFVARLLADFSKRYPGVSISLDVTNRQSLLRQLAHNETDIVIMGEPPIDADLHSEAFLENPLVAIAAADHPLAGRKSIALEELAQHRFVQRESASGTRAAIERFFEEHGLAVKPGLEMRSNEAIKQAIEAGLGVGIVSQHTLELELETGRLVILDVDGLPIIRHWYMVQRRGKRDTPVMRSFHDHVLEQAERQVRLPKTK, encoded by the coding sequence ATGATTCGATTCACATTGCACCAGCTCCGCGTCTTCAGCGCCGCGGCCGAGCTCCTCAACTACACCAAGGCAGCCGAGAAGCTGCATCTTACCCAACCCGCGGTGTCGATGCAGATTCGTCAACTGGAAGACAATGTCGACCTGCCACTGTTCGAGCAGACCGGTCGGCAACTGTACCTCACCGACGCCGGAAGGGAACTATACGGTTATGCCCAGCGCATCCTCGAGGTAATCACCGAGGCCGAGGAGGTGCTCGAGGGCATGAAGGGGGTGCACCGTGGCCACCTGCGGGTCAGCGTCGCGAGTACGGCCAACTACTTCGTCGCGCGCTTGCTGGCCGACTTTTCCAAGCGCTACCCGGGGGTCTCGATCAGCCTGGACGTGACCAACCGGCAGAGCCTGCTTCGGCAACTGGCACACAACGAGACCGACATCGTGATCATGGGCGAGCCACCCATCGATGCCGATCTGCATTCCGAGGCGTTTCTGGAAAACCCGCTGGTAGCGATCGCCGCCGCGGATCATCCCCTGGCGGGACGAAAGTCGATTGCACTCGAGGAGCTGGCGCAACACCGCTTCGTGCAGCGCGAATCTGCCTCGGGGACGCGGGCGGCGATCGAGCGGTTCTTCGAGGAACACGGCCTGGCGGTCAAGCCGGGGCTGGAAATGCGCTCGAACGAGGCGATCAAACAGGCGATCGAGGCCGGCCTGGGGGTGGGGATCGTCTCGCAACACACCCTGGAGCTGGAACTGGAGACCGGCCGGCTGGTGATCCTGGACGTCGACGGCCTGCCGATCATCCGGCACTGGTACATGGTCCAGCGCCGGGGCAAGCGAGACACCCCCGTGATGCGCAGCTTCCACGATCACGTGCTCGAGCAGGCCGAGCGGCAGGTGCGTCTTCCAAAGACGAAGTGA